A DNA window from Hydrogenophaga taeniospiralis contains the following coding sequences:
- the lspA gene encoding signal peptidase II, with protein sequence MAKTGNASVWPWLGLAVAIVLLDQFTKTLILGNYRLGDSTTVTDFFNVIRAHNTGAAFNFLSNAGGWQRWFFTGIGVAAAAFIVWMLRSYPGQKLFAFALACILGGAVGNVIDRLLHGYVVDFLDFHWGFLAGIFPGGHFPAFNIADAGITIGAVGLILDEILRVRRGR encoded by the coding sequence ATGGCGAAAACAGGCAACGCAAGCGTGTGGCCCTGGCTGGGTCTGGCGGTCGCCATCGTGCTGCTGGACCAGTTCACCAAGACCCTGATCCTGGGCAACTATCGGCTCGGCGACAGCACCACCGTCACCGACTTCTTCAACGTGATCCGAGCGCACAACACCGGCGCGGCCTTCAACTTCCTCTCCAACGCCGGTGGCTGGCAGCGCTGGTTCTTCACCGGCATCGGTGTGGCCGCGGCCGCGTTCATCGTCTGGATGCTGCGTTCGTACCCGGGCCAGAAGCTGTTCGCGTTTGCGCTGGCCTGCATCCTGGGTGGCGCCGTCGGCAACGTGATCGACCGCCTGTTGCACGGCTATGTGGTGGACTTCCTGGACTTCCACTGGGGATTCCTGGCCGGCATCTTCCCCGGCGGACATTTCCCGGCCTTCAACATCGCCGACGCGGGCATCACCATCGGCGCCGTGGGTCTGATCCTCGACGAGATCCTGCGCGTGCGGCGCGGCCGCTGA
- the ileS gene encoding isoleucine--tRNA ligase: MSEKPVAPKNEAKPEASAYRATLNMPDTPFPMRGDLPKREPAWVGAWNEGGLYKRLRDARQGAPLFVLHDGPPYANGKLHIGHALNKVLKDMIVKSRQLAGFDAQYIPGWDCHGLPIENAIEKLHGRNLGRDDMQAKSRAFATEQIDQQREDFKRLGVLGDWERPYRTMDPANEAGEIRAFKRVIERGFVYRGLKPVYWCFDCGSSLAEFEIEYADKQSDTLDVAFETDDATKLAAAFGLSALPAGKSAFVVIWTTTAWTIPANQALNAHPELTYALVDTPMGCLVLAETLVDNCLERFGLQGSVLATAKGDQLGGLNFRHPLYDVDAGYRRLSPVYVADYVSDSDGTGIVHSAPAYGVDDFNSCVANGLAYDDILNPVQGNGAYAADFPLFGGLHIWKAVPVILEALKNAGRLMATQKITHSYPHCWRHKTPVIYRAAAQWFVRMDEGDGVFTKDKAPKTLRQLALDAIDHTSFYPENGKTRLRDMIANRPDWCISRQRSWGVPVPFFLHKNSGELHPRTMEILDQAADIVEKGGIEAWSRVTAEEILGTEDAPHYTKSTDILEVWFDSGSTFWHVLRGSHAHAYPNGASHAQGPEADLYLEGHDQHRGWFHSSLLLGCALYDRAPYKGLLTHGFATDGQGRKMSKSLGNTVEPQSVTSKLGAEIVRLWVASTDYSGDLNIDDKILARVVDAYRRIRNTLRFLMANTVDFDPATDAVPLEQMLEIDRYALARASELQAQILAHFDVYEFHPVVSKLQVYCSEDLGAFYLDVLKDRLYTTAPKSLARRSAQTALHQITDAMLRWMAPFLSFTAEEAWGHFAGDKNQGSIFFETYSPLPSANEALLAKWNRLRAIRDVANKEIEAVRTAGAVGASLQATLVITAGADDAALLRSLGDDLKFVTITSAATVLDGAELQVTVAPSAAQKCERCWHYRDDVGADAAHPSLCGRCVSNLAEAAGTGAGETREVA, translated from the coding sequence ATGTCTGAGAAGCCCGTCGCCCCGAAAAACGAGGCCAAGCCCGAAGCCAGCGCCTACCGCGCCACGCTGAACATGCCCGACACGCCGTTCCCGATGCGCGGCGACCTGCCCAAGCGCGAGCCGGCCTGGGTCGGGGCATGGAACGAGGGAGGCCTGTACAAGCGCCTGCGCGATGCGCGCCAAGGCGCCCCGCTGTTCGTGCTGCACGATGGTCCGCCCTACGCCAACGGCAAGCTGCACATCGGCCATGCGCTGAACAAGGTGCTGAAAGACATGATCGTCAAGTCGCGCCAGCTGGCCGGCTTTGACGCGCAGTACATCCCGGGCTGGGACTGCCACGGCCTGCCGATCGAGAACGCGATCGAAAAGCTGCACGGCCGCAACCTCGGCCGCGACGACATGCAGGCCAAGAGCCGCGCCTTCGCGACCGAGCAGATCGATCAGCAGCGCGAAGACTTCAAGCGCCTGGGCGTGCTCGGCGACTGGGAGCGCCCCTACCGCACCATGGACCCGGCCAACGAGGCGGGCGAGATCCGCGCCTTCAAGCGCGTCATCGAGCGCGGCTTCGTCTACCGGGGCCTCAAGCCCGTGTACTGGTGTTTCGACTGTGGCAGTTCGCTGGCCGAGTTCGAGATCGAATACGCCGACAAGCAGAGCGACACGCTGGACGTGGCGTTCGAGACCGATGACGCCACGAAGCTGGCCGCCGCCTTCGGCCTGTCCGCGCTGCCCGCCGGCAAAAGTGCCTTCGTGGTGATCTGGACCACCACCGCCTGGACGATTCCCGCCAACCAGGCGCTCAACGCCCACCCCGAACTCACCTACGCGCTGGTGGACACGCCCATGGGCTGCCTGGTGCTGGCCGAAACGCTGGTGGACAACTGCCTGGAACGCTTCGGCCTGCAAGGCTCCGTGCTCGCCACGGCAAAAGGCGACCAGCTCGGCGGCCTGAACTTCCGCCACCCGCTGTACGACGTGGACGCGGGCTACCGCCGCCTCTCGCCGGTCTATGTGGCCGACTACGTGAGCGACAGCGACGGCACCGGCATCGTGCACTCGGCGCCCGCCTACGGCGTGGACGACTTCAACTCCTGCGTGGCCAACGGCCTGGCGTACGACGACATCCTGAACCCCGTGCAGGGCAACGGCGCCTACGCGGCCGACTTCCCGCTGTTCGGTGGCCTGCACATCTGGAAGGCCGTGCCGGTCATCCTCGAAGCGCTGAAGAACGCCGGCCGCCTGATGGCCACGCAGAAGATCACCCACAGCTACCCGCACTGCTGGCGCCACAAGACGCCGGTGATCTACCGCGCCGCCGCGCAGTGGTTCGTGCGCATGGACGAAGGCGACGGCGTGTTCACGAAGGACAAGGCGCCCAAGACCCTGCGCCAGCTCGCGCTGGACGCGATCGACCACACCAGCTTCTATCCCGAAAACGGCAAGACCCGCCTGCGCGACATGATCGCCAACCGGCCCGACTGGTGCATCTCGCGCCAGCGCAGCTGGGGTGTGCCCGTGCCGTTCTTCCTGCACAAGAATTCGGGTGAGCTGCACCCGCGGACGATGGAGATCCTGGACCAGGCGGCCGACATCGTGGAAAAGGGCGGCATCGAGGCCTGGAGCCGCGTGACGGCCGAAGAGATCCTGGGTACCGAAGACGCTCCGCACTACACCAAGAGCACCGACATCCTGGAAGTGTGGTTCGACTCCGGCTCCACCTTCTGGCACGTGCTCCGCGGCAGCCACGCGCATGCCTACCCCAATGGCGCCAGCCACGCACAAGGCCCCGAGGCCGACCTGTACCTCGAAGGCCACGACCAGCACCGCGGCTGGTTCCACAGCTCGCTGCTGCTGGGCTGCGCGCTCTACGACCGCGCGCCCTACAAGGGCCTGCTGACCCACGGCTTCGCCACCGACGGCCAGGGCCGCAAGATGAGCAAGAGCCTGGGCAACACGGTGGAGCCGCAGTCGGTGACGAGCAAGCTCGGCGCCGAAATCGTGCGCCTGTGGGTGGCCAGCACCGACTACTCGGGCGACCTCAACATCGACGACAAGATCCTCGCCCGCGTGGTCGACGCCTACCGCCGCATCCGCAACACGCTGCGCTTCCTGATGGCCAACACGGTGGACTTCGACCCCGCCACCGACGCCGTGCCGCTGGAACAGATGCTGGAGATCGACCGCTACGCCCTGGCCCGCGCCAGCGAGCTGCAGGCCCAGATCCTCGCGCACTTCGATGTGTACGAATTCCACCCGGTGGTGAGCAAGCTGCAGGTGTACTGCTCGGAAGACCTGGGCGCGTTCTACCTCGACGTGCTCAAGGACCGGCTGTACACCACGGCGCCCAAGAGCCTGGCACGCCGCTCGGCCCAGACCGCGCTGCACCAGATCACCGACGCCATGCTGCGCTGGATGGCGCCGTTCCTGAGCTTCACCGCCGAAGAGGCCTGGGGCCATTTCGCGGGTGACAAGAACCAGGGTTCGATCTTCTTCGAGACCTACTCGCCGCTGCCCTCGGCCAACGAAGCCCTGCTGGCGAAGTGGAACCGCCTGCGCGCGATCCGCGACGTGGCCAACAAGGAAATCGAAGCCGTGCGCACCGCGGGTGCCGTGGGCGCCTCGCTGCAGGCCACGCTGGTGATCACCGCGGGCGCCGACGATGCGGCCCTGCTGCGCTCGCTGGGTGACGATCTGAAGTTCGTCACCATCACGTCCGCCGCCACGGTGCTGGACGGCGCCGAACTGCAGGTGACGGTGGCCCCCAGCGCAGCGCAGAAATGCGAGCGCTGCTGGCACTACCGCGACGACGTGGGCGCCGATGCGGCCCACCCCAGCCTCTGCGGTCGCTGCGTGAGCAACCTGGCCGAAGCCGCGGGCACGGGCGCCGGCGAAACCCGTGAGGTGGCCTGA
- a CDS encoding bifunctional riboflavin kinase/FAD synthetase: MKIIRGLWNLQHALRHEAIAGCALTIGNFDGVHRGHQAMLALLNNEARHRGVPSCVMTFEPHPRDYFAAVHHKPDLAPARIATLRDKLEELARCGVDRCVVLPFNARLASQAPQAFIEDTLVRALGVKYVLVGDDFRFGAQRAGDYAMLDAAGASLGFDVARMQSYEVHGVRVSSSAVREALAAGDMDRVAALLGRPFSISGHVVHGRKLGRQLAESSPGRGDGFRTLNLRFAHWKPAASGIFAVHVHGLGPEADSPPLSGVANLGVRPSLDPNDANGGRVLLETHCLEWPEALVASLPGGEAYGKIIRVELLHKLHDELKYDSLDALTRGIARDCDDARAFFASLPNQAYVQTHRQTTRDRI; this comes from the coding sequence ATGAAAATCATCCGTGGCCTCTGGAACCTGCAACATGCCCTGCGCCACGAGGCCATCGCGGGCTGCGCCCTGACCATCGGCAACTTTGACGGGGTGCACCGAGGCCACCAGGCCATGCTGGCCCTGCTGAACAACGAGGCCCGGCACCGCGGCGTGCCCAGCTGCGTCATGACCTTCGAGCCGCACCCGCGCGACTATTTCGCCGCCGTGCACCACAAGCCCGATCTGGCCCCCGCGCGCATCGCCACCCTGCGCGACAAGCTCGAGGAACTGGCCCGCTGCGGCGTCGACCGCTGTGTGGTGCTGCCGTTCAACGCCCGGCTGGCCTCGCAGGCCCCACAGGCTTTCATCGAAGACACGCTGGTGCGCGCGCTGGGCGTCAAGTACGTGCTGGTGGGCGACGACTTCCGTTTCGGCGCCCAGCGCGCGGGCGACTACGCCATGCTGGATGCCGCCGGCGCATCGCTCGGTTTTGACGTGGCGCGCATGCAGAGCTACGAGGTCCATGGCGTGCGGGTGTCCAGTTCGGCCGTGCGCGAAGCGCTGGCCGCGGGCGACATGGACCGTGTGGCCGCCTTGCTGGGGCGACCGTTCAGCATCAGCGGCCACGTGGTGCATGGTCGCAAGCTCGGGCGCCAGCTGGCCGAAAGCAGCCCGGGACGCGGCGACGGTTTTCGCACGCTCAACCTGCGCTTTGCGCACTGGAAGCCGGCGGCCAGCGGCATTTTCGCGGTGCATGTGCACGGCCTGGGTCCCGAGGCGGACTCCCCCCCTCTGTCCGGCGTCGCCAACCTGGGGGTACGCCCCTCACTGGACCCGAACGACGCCAATGGCGGGCGGGTGCTGCTGGAAACGCACTGCCTGGAATGGCCCGAGGCGCTGGTCGCCAGCCTGCCCGGCGGGGAGGCCTACGGTAAAATCATCCGCGTGGAACTGCTGCACAAACTGCACGACGAGTTGAAGTACGACAGTCTGGACGCCCTGACCCGGGGCATCGCCAGGGACTGCGACGATGCACGTGCTTTTTTTGCGTCCCTGCCGAACCAAGCGTACGTGCAGACGCACCGCCAGACCACCCGCGATCGAATTTAA
- a CDS encoding HNH endonuclease yields MKVLKLSAQGLPQSWISLEEAVLHYAADEVRWEMGAEVAVFHGGHNAISGRQSIIAVNSIIGTQGVPRINPFDLRPTLTNSKLFARDRCLCGYCGGHFHEEELTREHIIPLGQNGRDLWMNVVTACRSCNHRKGNRTPEQANMPLLYAPYVPSLWEDFILRNRRILADQMEFLMAHLPKTSRLHA; encoded by the coding sequence TTGAAGGTCTTGAAGCTGTCTGCGCAGGGACTGCCCCAGTCCTGGATCAGCCTCGAAGAAGCCGTGCTGCATTACGCGGCGGATGAAGTGCGCTGGGAAATGGGCGCCGAGGTGGCGGTGTTTCACGGTGGACACAACGCGATCTCGGGTCGCCAGTCCATCATCGCCGTCAACTCCATCATCGGCACCCAGGGCGTTCCACGCATCAACCCCTTTGACCTGCGACCCACGCTCACCAACAGCAAACTGTTTGCGCGCGATCGCTGTCTGTGCGGCTACTGCGGCGGGCACTTCCACGAAGAAGAGCTGACGCGCGAGCACATCATTCCCTTGGGGCAGAACGGACGCGATCTGTGGATGAACGTGGTGACGGCCTGCCGCTCGTGCAACCACCGCAAGGGCAACCGCACGCCCGAGCAGGCCAACATGCCGCTGCTGTACGCGCCCTATGTGCCCAGCCTGTGGGAAGACTTCATCCTGCGCAACCGCCGCATCCTGGCGGACCAGATGGAGTTCCTGATGGCGCACCTGCCGAAGACATCCCGTCTTCACGCCTGA
- a CDS encoding acyl-CoA dehydrogenase family protein, producing MDFDFSDDQEQLRDAVRKWVDKGYDFERRRGIVATGGFNRAAYGELADLGLTGLYVPEVDGGMGMGPVEGMVVMEELGRGIVLEPLAQALIAGAVLAGYGPAALKTEWLPGVASGETLVTLAYQERGARYRLDVCAASATEAGGTWALSGTKSIVAAGDLADAYIVPAMAGGRLALFLVAHTAGGVSASGYATQDGGRAAEVVFQNAPARLITTDGLAALEHAVDIGIAAACAEAVGVMDKTLAITVEYLNTRKQFGVAIASFQALRHRVADMKMQLELARSMSYYASLKLNAPANERRTAMARAKVQLGQSMRFVGQQAVQLHGGIGVTDEYIVSHYFKKLTQLEISWGDTLHHLGEVSARMEDTAGVFA from the coding sequence ATGGATTTCGATTTTTCCGACGACCAGGAACAGCTGCGCGACGCCGTGCGCAAATGGGTGGACAAGGGTTACGACTTCGAGCGCCGCCGGGGCATCGTGGCCACGGGCGGGTTCAACCGCGCGGCCTACGGTGAGCTGGCCGATCTGGGCCTGACCGGCCTGTACGTCCCGGAGGTCGATGGCGGCATGGGCATGGGCCCCGTCGAAGGCATGGTGGTCATGGAAGAACTCGGGCGCGGCATCGTGCTCGAACCCCTGGCGCAGGCACTGATCGCTGGCGCCGTGCTGGCGGGCTACGGGCCCGCGGCCTTGAAAACCGAATGGTTGCCCGGCGTGGCCTCGGGCGAAACCCTGGTGACCCTGGCCTACCAGGAACGCGGGGCGCGCTACCGCCTGGACGTGTGCGCGGCGAGCGCCACCGAAGCGGGCGGCACCTGGGCGCTGTCCGGCACCAAGAGCATCGTGGCCGCGGGTGACTTGGCCGACGCCTACATCGTCCCGGCCATGGCGGGCGGGCGGCTGGCCCTGTTCCTCGTGGCGCACACGGCCGGGGGCGTCAGCGCCAGCGGCTACGCCACGCAAGACGGCGGGCGCGCCGCCGAAGTGGTGTTCCAGAACGCACCAGCCCGGCTGATCACCACCGACGGGCTGGCGGCCCTGGAACACGCGGTGGACATCGGCATCGCCGCGGCCTGCGCCGAAGCCGTGGGCGTGATGGACAAGACCCTGGCGATCACGGTCGAGTACCTGAACACACGCAAACAATTCGGCGTGGCGATCGCCAGTTTCCAGGCCCTGCGCCACCGCGTGGCCGACATGAAGATGCAGCTGGAACTGGCCCGCTCCATGAGCTACTACGCCAGTCTGAAACTCAACGCCCCGGCAAACGAACGCCGCACCGCCATGGCGCGCGCCAAGGTGCAACTGGGCCAGAGCATGCGCTTCGTCGGCCAGCAGGCGGTGCAGCTGCACGGCGGCATCGGCGTGACCGACGAATACATCGTGAGCCACTATTTCAAGAAACTGACCCAGCTGGAAATCAGCTGGGGCGACACCCTCCACCACCTGGGGGAGGTGTCGGCGCGCATGGAAGACACGGCAGGGGTGTTTGCCTGA
- a CDS encoding acyl-CoA dehydrogenase family protein, with protein MDLAFTPEEQAFRETIRAWVKDNLPADIAHKVHNALRLSRDDMQRWAKILGKKGWLGYGWPQQFGGPGWTAVQKHLFEEECALAGAPRIVPFGPVMVAPVIMAFGNRQQQERFLPGIASGDVWWSQGYSEPGSGSDLASVKTRAERQGDHYLVNGQKTWTTLGQYGEWIFCLVRTSTEGKPQTGISFLLIDMTSPGVSVRPIKLLDGECEVNEVFFDNVKVPAENLIGEENKGWTYAKHLLSHERTNIADVNRAKRELERLKRIAKAEGVWDDQRFRDQIALLEVDVVALEMLVLRVLSAEKSGKNSLDIAGLLKIKGSEIQQRYAELMMLAAGPFALPFIEEAMEAGWQGDYPGGEVGNAPLASTYFNLRKTTIYGGSNEVQRNIVAQTVLG; from the coding sequence ATGGATTTGGCATTCACGCCCGAAGAACAGGCGTTTCGCGAAACGATTCGCGCCTGGGTCAAGGACAACCTGCCCGCCGACATCGCCCACAAGGTCCACAACGCGCTGCGCCTGTCGCGGGACGACATGCAGCGCTGGGCCAAAATCCTCGGCAAAAAGGGCTGGCTGGGCTACGGCTGGCCCCAGCAGTTCGGCGGCCCGGGCTGGACCGCCGTGCAGAAACACCTGTTTGAAGAGGAATGCGCACTGGCCGGCGCGCCGCGCATCGTGCCCTTCGGCCCCGTGATGGTGGCGCCGGTGATCATGGCCTTCGGCAACCGGCAGCAGCAGGAACGTTTCCTGCCCGGCATCGCCAGCGGCGACGTGTGGTGGAGCCAGGGCTACAGCGAACCGGGCTCGGGCTCGGACCTGGCCTCGGTCAAGACCCGCGCCGAGCGCCAAGGTGACCATTACCTCGTCAACGGCCAGAAGACCTGGACCACGCTGGGCCAGTACGGCGAATGGATCTTCTGCCTGGTGCGCACATCCACCGAAGGCAAGCCGCAGACCGGCATCAGCTTCCTGCTGATCGACATGACATCGCCCGGCGTGAGCGTGCGCCCGATCAAACTGCTCGACGGCGAATGCGAGGTCAACGAGGTCTTCTTCGACAACGTCAAGGTGCCCGCCGAAAACCTGATCGGCGAAGAGAACAAGGGCTGGACCTATGCCAAGCACCTGCTCAGCCACGAGCGCACCAACATCGCCGACGTGAACCGCGCCAAGCGCGAGCTGGAGCGCCTGAAGCGCATCGCCAAGGCCGAAGGGGTCTGGGACGACCAACGCTTCCGCGACCAGATCGCGCTGCTGGAGGTGGACGTGGTGGCACTGGAGATGCTGGTGCTGCGCGTGCTCTCGGCCGAGAAGTCGGGCAAGAACTCGCTGGACATCGCCGGCCTGCTCAAGATCAAGGGCAGTGAAATCCAGCAGCGCTACGCCGAGCTGATGATGCTGGCCGCCGGCCCGTTTGCGCTCCCCTTCATCGAAGAGGCCATGGAAGCCGGCTGGCAAGGCGACTACCCCGGCGGCGAGGTGGGCAACGCCCCGCTGGCATCGACCTACTTCAACCTGCGCAAGACCACGATCTACGGCGGTTCCAACGAAGTGCAGCGCAACATCGTGGCACAGACCGTTCTGGGCTGA
- a CDS encoding YceH family protein yields MTQFPSTAPTGPRVLDFQQRPLTAAQARVLGTLMEKARTVPDSYPLTLNSLQSGCNQKSSRDPVLQLTESEISEAIDGLRQSSLVFETSGGRVTRYEHNFLRGVGVPEQSAVLLGLLMLRGPQTAGELRLNTERWYKFLDIASVDAFLEELQDRSPDKGGPLVVKLPRAPGAREQRWAHLLCGPVDAAALAASAAPGTPGATEEEMITLARRVSALEDSLAQLQAQLQNLHEQLGLSQPGQG; encoded by the coding sequence ATGACCCAGTTCCCCAGCACCGCCCCCACCGGCCCGCGCGTGCTCGACTTTCAGCAGCGCCCGCTGACGGCGGCACAGGCCCGCGTGCTGGGCACCTTGATGGAAAAAGCGCGCACCGTGCCCGACAGCTACCCGCTCACGCTCAACAGCCTGCAGTCGGGCTGCAACCAGAAGTCGAGCCGCGACCCGGTGCTGCAGCTCACCGAAAGCGAGATCAGCGAAGCCATCGACGGCCTGCGCCAGTCCAGCCTGGTGTTCGAGACCAGCGGTGGGCGGGTCACGCGCTACGAGCACAACTTCCTGCGTGGGGTGGGCGTGCCCGAACAGTCCGCCGTGTTGTTGGGCCTGCTGATGCTGCGCGGCCCGCAGACCGCCGGGGAGCTGCGCCTGAACACCGAGCGCTGGTACAAGTTCCTCGACATCGCGTCGGTCGATGCCTTCCTGGAAGAACTGCAGGACCGTTCGCCCGACAAAGGCGGCCCGCTGGTGGTGAAGCTGCCCCGGGCGCCCGGCGCGCGCGAGCAGCGCTGGGCCCATCTGCTCTGCGGCCCGGTGGACGCCGCCGCCCTCGCCGCGAGCGCGGCCCCGGGGACGCCGGGCGCCACCGAGGAAGAGATGATCACCCTGGCCCGCCGCGTCTCGGCGCTGGAAGACAGCCTCGCCCAGCTTCAGGCCCAGTTGCAGAACCTGCACGAACAGCTGGGTCTGTCGCAGCCCGGACAGGGATAA
- the purN gene encoding phosphoribosylglycinamide formyltransferase: protein MSKNIVILISGGGSNMAAIVNAAHQQRWHEVCGARVAAVISNKPDAKGLDFARSRRIAADVVDHKGFSSREAFDAALMQCIDGHDPAGHPALVVLAGFMRILTPGFVQHYAGRLVNIHPSLLPAFTGLNTHQRAIDAGCKFAGATVHRVTSELDDGDILEQAVVPVLPDDTAESLAARVLTQEHLIYPRAVRRLLCV from the coding sequence GTGAGCAAGAACATCGTGATTCTGATCTCGGGCGGCGGCTCGAACATGGCCGCCATCGTCAACGCCGCGCACCAACAGCGCTGGCACGAGGTCTGTGGCGCCCGGGTGGCCGCCGTGATCAGCAACAAGCCCGACGCCAAGGGGCTGGATTTTGCGCGCTCCCGGCGCATCGCCGCCGACGTGGTGGACCACAAAGGCTTTTCAAGCCGCGAGGCGTTTGACGCGGCGCTGATGCAGTGCATCGACGGCCACGACCCCGCTGGCCACCCGGCGCTGGTCGTGCTGGCGGGCTTCATGCGCATCCTCACGCCGGGTTTTGTGCAGCACTACGCCGGGCGGCTGGTGAACATCCACCCCAGCCTGCTGCCGGCCTTCACCGGCCTGAACACCCACCAGCGCGCGATCGACGCCGGCTGCAAATTCGCCGGCGCCACGGTGCACCGCGTCACGTCCGAACTCGACGACGGCGACATCCTGGAGCAGGCCGTGGTGCCGGTGCTGCCAGACGACACCGCCGAATCGCTGGCCGCGCGTGTGCTGACCCAGGAACACCTGATCTATCCGCGGGCGGTGCGGCGCTTGCTCTGCGTTTGA
- a CDS encoding ComEA family DNA-binding protein, which translates to MLKKALAMIMALICATAFAAVDVNNATVADLDSIKGIGPGTSAKILDARKAAKFKDWNDLIDRVPGIGPKRAGALSNEGLTVNGETFKAPVSPAANKKASKPAAPSAESGKS; encoded by the coding sequence ATGCTGAAAAAAGCACTGGCCATGATCATGGCCCTCATTTGCGCCACCGCCTTCGCTGCCGTGGACGTGAACAACGCCACCGTGGCCGATCTCGACAGCATCAAGGGCATCGGCCCCGGCACGTCGGCCAAGATCCTGGACGCGCGCAAAGCGGCCAAATTCAAGGACTGGAACGATCTGATCGACCGCGTGCCCGGCATCGGCCCCAAGCGCGCAGGCGCGCTCTCCAACGAGGGGCTGACGGTCAATGGCGAGACCTTCAAGGCCCCCGTCTCGCCCGCGGCCAACAAGAAGGCCAGCAAGCCGGCCGCCCCATCGGCCGAGTCCGGCAAATCCTGA
- a CDS encoding DUF3047 domain-containing protein: protein MQARARHLLVTPAQPPFWEALTLPGKPMARFEPDTKAGRLALRVSAHRSVSILRQHFPAGLDASATTLSFSWMVEALPMGADLRDARREDAPVRILLAFDGDRARWPASAHRLSEWSRLLTGEELPYATLSYVWSPTDAPGTVVVNPRTDRLRKLVVDGGATHLGQWREHHRHVRDDFVQAFGEEPGRLRAIALMTDTDNTQSSLEAWYGALRLQERLPGDTP from the coding sequence ATGCAGGCACGGGCCCGGCACCTGTTGGTCACGCCAGCCCAACCGCCGTTCTGGGAAGCGCTGACCCTTCCGGGCAAGCCTATGGCGCGTTTCGAGCCCGACACGAAGGCGGGTCGGCTGGCGCTGCGGGTGAGTGCGCACCGGTCGGTCAGCATCCTGCGCCAGCACTTTCCCGCGGGGCTGGACGCGTCGGCCACCACGCTGTCTTTCTCCTGGATGGTGGAAGCCTTGCCCATGGGCGCCGATCTGCGCGATGCCCGGCGCGAAGATGCGCCGGTGCGCATCCTGCTGGCGTTCGATGGCGACCGCGCGCGGTGGCCGGCGAGTGCGCACCGGCTGTCGGAATGGAGCCGCTTGCTCACCGGTGAGGAGCTGCCTTACGCCACGCTGAGCTATGTCTGGAGCCCTACCGACGCGCCGGGCACCGTTGTGGTGAATCCGCGCACCGATCGCCTGCGCAAACTGGTGGTCGACGGCGGTGCGACCCACCTGGGGCAGTGGCGCGAACACCACCGCCACGTGCGGGACGATTTTGTCCAGGCGTTTGGCGAAGAGCCCGGACGCCTGAGGGCCATCGCCCTGATGACCGACACCGACAACACCCAGTCCTCGCTGGAGGCCTGGTATGGCGCCTTGAGGCTGCAGGAGCGTCTCCCCGGAGACACCCCCTGA
- a CDS encoding ABC transporter permease, producing MFAFILRRLAQAVVVMVSVALIAFMLFQYVGDPVVFLLGQDATPQQIRELRADLGLDQPFFVQFWHFLVNAAQGEFGLSLRQGAKVSRLIAERFPATLELSMVAAVMALVVGIPMGVYAALKRGTLISQLFMTVSLLGVSLPTFLIGILLILVFAVNLGWFPSFGRGDVTQIGWWSTGLLNAKGWHHIVLPAVTLAIFQLTLIMRLVRAEMLEVLRTDYIKFARARGLTNRAVHFGHALKNTLVPVMTITGLQLGGLIAFAIITETVFQWPGMGLLFIQAVTFADIPVMAAYLCLIALIFVVINLVVDLLYFAVDPRLRVEKAGSH from the coding sequence ATGTTTGCATTCATTCTCAGGCGATTGGCGCAGGCCGTGGTGGTGATGGTCAGCGTGGCGCTGATCGCGTTCATGCTGTTTCAGTACGTGGGAGACCCGGTGGTTTTCCTGCTCGGCCAGGACGCCACGCCGCAGCAGATCCGCGAGCTGCGCGCCGACCTGGGACTGGACCAGCCGTTTTTCGTGCAGTTCTGGCATTTCCTGGTCAATGCCGCGCAGGGCGAGTTCGGCCTGAGCCTGCGCCAGGGCGCGAAGGTCTCGCGCCTGATCGCCGAGCGTTTCCCCGCCACGCTGGAGCTCTCCATGGTGGCCGCCGTGATGGCGCTGGTGGTCGGCATTCCCATGGGGGTGTATGCCGCGCTCAAGCGGGGCACTCTCATCAGCCAGCTGTTCATGACGGTGTCGCTGCTGGGCGTTTCGCTGCCGACCTTCCTGATCGGCATCCTGCTGATCCTGGTGTTCGCGGTCAACCTGGGCTGGTTTCCGAGCTTTGGCCGGGGTGACGTGACGCAGATCGGCTGGTGGAGCACCGGTCTGCTCAACGCCAAGGGCTGGCACCACATCGTGCTGCCGGCGGTCACACTGGCCATCTTCCAGCTCACGCTCATCATGCGCCTGGTGCGGGCCGAGATGCTGGAGGTGCTGCGCACCGACTACATCAAGTTCGCGCGCGCCCGCGGCCTGACCAACCGCGCGGTGCATTTCGGCCACGCCCTGAAAAACACCCTGGTGCCGGTGATGACCATCACCGGTCTGCAGCTGGGCGGGCTGATCGCCTTTGCCATCATCACCGAGACGGTGTTCCAGTGGCCGGGCATGGGGCTGCTGTTCATCCAGGCGGTGACGTTTGCCGACATCCCCGTGATGGCGGCCTACCTGTGCCTGATCGCGCTCATCTTCGTGGTCATCAACCTGGTCGTCGATCTGCTGTATTTCGCGGTCGACCCACGCCTGCGCGTCGAAAAAGCGGGGAGCCACTGA